The window AGAACCTTGTCACCCCCAATTGCAGACAAATTCTATACATAGACCCTCAGGTGTGCACCCAGACATATTGGCATTGTATGTACATTTACCTGGACTCAGATCACTCCGATCATTATAACACCCCAGAAACCTGCAATACTGAAGGGTTAGGGCAGCTCTGTATTCTTCTACTATTTATCCTTAGGCTGTGCCCTGTGCCAGAACCCAAATTCATTTACAGGGGATGTGGCCAATAAATGGTAAGATCCTATCATGTATGGATCTCTTGGAACCATTTTATCTTTAATGAAGAAAAGGGTTTGCACTGCAGTAGGAGGCCTAGAGATCCCAGCCAGGCGGTGTGCCAGGGGCTCCGTCTCTCTAATTCAATGGTTGGCCCTCCTTGTCAAAATTACAACCCTCAAGGGATCTCTGCCATTGTGCCTCCAGCACTTCCTTCCATCTCTGATGGAATTCATGTATTCTTCCATAGTGCCACCATAGTAGGTTTTTACTGGGGTTTATAATCAGTGGTAACTTTGCCATATATATCACTTCTCAGTACTGTCTTCTGTGGAATTACAACCTTTACATTGCTTGTTCCAGGAAGATGTGATAATCCTTCTGTAGCAATAAATAGTACAGAATGTTCATGCTGATCGCTGCTATCTCAAGGACGCCATGATTGGGGGATGGAGAGTGGAACAAAAtcttaacttttgttttttaagcttacgtttgaaaacaaatttaacgaaagaaaaaaaaatcgtCATTTTCTAATAGAATACTAGGAATATTATAAAAATTCCTTTCTAGTAGTCCATTGAGTGATACAGGGAGTCTTTTTCCTATGGTTTTTACTAACATCCACAGATGTATTTGATATGGACAACCTTTAGGTCAGCCCCTGATAACCCCATCTGTTTTATTGTAAGAAGACAGAATGATCATGTCACATGGGTGGGACCTCTGACCCCCACCCCTATTTTCTTGTCTATTGACCGACACAGGAAGTGCTAGGAAAGACCTCCAAGATGTCCACATTCAGTCCATCTGTCCAAACTTCACAGGCCGGATAGAAAACAGAGGATCTATGCAGCTCACAAGGGGCCTAGTACTCCTAGTATAAGAGAGGCATAGAAAACTCTGGAAGGTCTGAAGGAAAGTCCGATGCTTCAGACACAAGCTAAGGTGGAATTTCTTGCCAAAGAAAGCTGGCATTAGACATCCACATCACAAAAATGAGGAGAAAGAAATCAGGCAagtaaaaaacatgcaaataataaGAGATAGCACACCTATGGGGACCAATGATGGTTACTCATAGAATCCAGCTTGATCCCCCGAAATCACAAGGTATAAACAAGGAAATGGGGATCTACCTATACCTGGTAGCACAACCCTGGTACAAGCCATTATGAAGAAGGAGAGAAAGGACATGACTGACCTTTGCCTTCCCATTCCCACAGAAGAGGGATTCTACTGACTTACCAAATCCATCCACTGAGCAGGGTGTGCCATAACGGAAACATTACTGAATTATCACTTCTATATATTATAAGGGTATTTATAGAGAAATCACTCTGCcctcctcctattcagcttgcctctgaaaacactttataataaaagagtaaagcagaattaaatatgGTCTGTGTTGGTAAATGGTTCTTCCAGCTTCTGGAAAGCTTCTGCTCCTTCCTAGGAGAAAAGGATACGGTTTGCTGTAGGGCATTCTAATCCACAGTCTGTAGGGGGCGATAGAGTCCTTGCTATGTGGAGTGGGTACCTAGGCTCATAGGCGTGTTTGTTACTCTGCATGGAAATTCAGATCCAAATATAGTTTATTTCTGTGTAGACTTATTGATTCcagctttacatttatttccattgcTATGTACAGAGGCCGTGTGTGACGTATTCACATTGATGAATGTATATGTGGAGAGATTTAAAATGTTATAGACTACAGATCTGGAACTTGTCAGTATTACATATTCTAGGGTGTCACAAGGGTGTCGCATGTCACAAAACTTACACTTTATATCAGATATTATTGATGTATTTGCTAAGACCACCGACATTTAGTTTGATTTTCATCTCAAAAACTGGAAAAGGACTGCCCCCCACCAActccacattttatttccttagCTTTTCTTACCTTGTAAATGAAGATTTGAATACCTAAATCTGTCATCTAAATTCCTCGATAGTATTGCTTCTAGGTGCAGGGAAGAGTTGCTCTGTAAATGTACTCTTATGTCCCCTGTCCCAATTCTTTCAGGACCCTGCCGCTTTACAGCCAATGGGAAGTGTCCATGTAACACAGGCCGTGCCGTGGAAACACATAGAAGGACCGACTTGTTGGTTGTTTGGTATGGACTATGGTTGGACTCTTCTACATTATCACAGAAACATCTGATATGGGGTGCCAGCTCAGACAAATAAACAGCATTACTCTCTTCATGTAATATTCATCTCTGATACTGCTTCAGGAAgtctttgtttcattttctgcAAGATTGATTTTACTTGTAAAATGTTACAATCATTAaacaataacaaagaaaatatttgttatacatcAGAACCCACACAGGGTAAGGTGTGATGTCCCAGTGGTGGGGTAGATATAGAGAAGGCTGGGGTCGTGGTATTTGTTCTTATGTTGGTGGGATGTCCCAGTAGTACTGTACCAGGATATTAGTATTTTATAGAGGGACATGTTGGTAAGTATGATATTCTGATGGGTGGGGGTATCTAGATACATGGGGAGAAGGCCAGGAGCGGTGTATCTAGATACGTAGGGAGAAGGCCAGGAGCAGGGTATTTTATACATTATGGAGGATGATGTTATAGATGTCATATCTCATTGGTTGGtgtataattgtaattgtaagtGTAATCAGAGGCAGCCATGAAGCACCATTCTGATCACCGGGGATTCACAGGCTCACGTTGGTATGATATCCTGGTGATGGGTGAATGTAGGTAAGTGAAGGTCAGAAGCAAAGTATTTTCTGCTTTATGGATGAGAAAGATGTGATATCACAGTGGTAAGTATAATCAGAGAAGTAGGGAAAGCAGCATATTAATCAGCAGGGATTCATAGGGTCACGTTGGTATAATGATGGGTATATTCTGACATGTTATACACGTCTGCTCTCTGTATTGATGTCATTACTTTAATGAGAGTGTAGGACATTTGTGTTCAGAGAGGAAATTCCAGTTCTATTTATACTGCAGTAATTGTGGCAGACAAGGAAGCGTAAGGACAGGTCATTCCAGTTGTGTTGGGTTTTGTATATCCTCTCTTGTATACAAAGGCTGCTCACTTCCTGGTGCTCCTGTTTCCAAACTATGGACATTTACCTGCCTAATATTTCCTAACAAGCAGTAAGAACACATGAAATcatgaaataattatttcttGAAACAACAAAGATGATGGGTTTCTAACCGCTGGCAGTATACATTAGAGGACGGGCAGCTTGGCAAGATTCCGATCTCAGAGAAAGAGCAAGTTTTTTCTTAGTATTGTcatagtatataatgtacaggggTAATTTGTTGTTTCAAGGTactgctttattttatatctacataTATTAGTATGCTTAGTCCTGGCACAGGCCTTTGTCTTCGCGGTCCACATTTATCTCTTTCTCTGAAAAGACTTGAAGTTGGACATTTGGTCCCAAAGCGATGGCACATTATGAGTAAATCTGGGTAAAGGCTTCCATATTATACGCAGATCCCTCTGTACCGCCAGATCTCTACTGGTTTATAACACGCAGagtttcatttgttatttttatttgacgAGGTTTTGTGTTACAAactcacaataaataaaaaaaaatctatttaacaacaataaatgaaatgaacGTCATGAGTACGGTGACACAGACATATACCCACATACACGCAGACAAACACACCGGTATTATTTAATTCCACCGATACACACTGATTCACTCCAGGCTGTGTGACCCACAACAACAACATTGTGTTATACAAATTTCAGTAGAACACAGACAATGGCAATACAGTACATGGAACAGAGAGATGGCTGTCCGGCAGGTTATCATCTTGTGAAAACATTTGAATGTCAGCCAATTTCAATGTCAAGTCTGTTTCTCAACATGAGTTGAGTTTAAGGAAACATGATTACTGCTTGCTTCATAGATTTGCATGCGGATGGTGTTACATTATAGCAGGAAAAGTATTTGTCATTTATCAGGAGAATGGTCAATAAGAAGACGTCAGCCTCTGTGCTTCCTGCGACAGCCATCTTGTATATTTAAACACAGAGAAGAATTATACAAGGCATTCATCTCATTCTGATTCTGCACACATAATAGAATATGGTGACAGCgtaatacaaacataaaagggtcatttcagacattaaaagcattacattaataaaagttacaactgaaaaaacaaatttgaccTCTACATGGGTTGACCTACTGTGCAAAAACCACATTTTGTGACTACAATAGTTATATTTACAGTACAGCATCAGGTAACTTACACCTGTCTAATAATACCatccaacaaaaaatatatatttatatatatttatatatatacctataaataTAGAAAGAAATGTTTCTCTGCTTGTGGCTACACCAGGAAGGCAAGTCTAAAGCTCAAGGATAGGAATTAAGGAAAGGCTGACAGGAAAATGAAATCGTTTTTTTCAGTATTGTGAAATCTGGGAATGAGAAGCTTCAGACATCTCCACCTGCCTCTTAGAGCTGACTAGAAGAGTAAATGAGGACTATCAGTATTAGGAGGCATGAACCGTAATATAAGGCAGGTTTGTGTACCTCCATGTGGACATGTGGAAGGAACACTGTGCAGGGTCACAGCCATTGTAAAGTATTCAGTGCTGCTGCTATCAGCCCTGCAGCAATGGGGAGCCATCCTCCAATGTCCTGTACTAGTCAGTGCTGGCTGACCCATCCCCACTGCCCTGCAGTGTAAGGAAAAGTCATCAGTGCAGTTCATGTACCACCTCTCCACACGTGGACTCTGGGGACAGGCTGAATTTTGGCATCACCCATTGTGCCGTGCTGGCCTTACTGCTGGGCGAAGCCACTATTTACACAGAGAGGTGTTTTGTACCTGCAAACTTGTGGCAAATATTACACATAAATGGAATGGCAAATCTCTACACACAATCTGTACCGTCAGAGCCTGCTTTGGATATTCTGTAGAATGAAAGACTTGTGGAGAGAAGGAGCTGTGACAGATGATGGAAATCTTTGGGGCAAACATGGAGCTAGAAGGACTAGGCACTAAAAGATCTGTACATCGCAAGTGTGAATATACATACATTGCATCAGTGTGTGCCCTGTTCTGAGCAGAGTTCTCaagtcaataaaataaaccttcCCCTAGATAGCATCATTATGAATATTATGTCTCCACCACTAGCCAGTGTTAGTATTAAAACCCCAAAAGCTTCTTTCATCTATAATAACGGAATTGCAGGGGCTGCAAATTATCTTCTCCTTCCCTCAACAGTCACAGAAAAGTTATAAAATGCTACTACAGTACGTAAACGAGTCCATTGTGGGTGAGAAAGCACACCCTCTTGCTGTCTAGCGTTGCAAGCCTGAAACCTTTATCTATGAAACAATGTGTTATAAAAGGAAAGcattcatttatataataaaagaaatattcttTCCTTTCTCCTTCATCTACTCACATATGGCCTGCCAGGAACACTAGATCTACCCTGTGGTTAATCGAGAAGGTTTGAAATGCAGCGAGCAGAATTGTTTGAAAAATGGTTTGCTGCCTAGCTGTGCCTCCCTGAGCTGGTGGCAAGATTGCAGGAGGAGGCCTTGTTATGCTCAACTTAAACTAAACTGAGGAGGCTTTCCATCTCGCTGTTCTCACCCCAAGTCCCCCTGCATCACCAGTAATACATTGGCAGACTGGACACAGGTAGAGAAGGAGAAGGAAGCAGCCAGAGGTAGGTGTTGCAGGTGAAAGGTTACACTTGGGAATCTCCCAGGCTGTGGAATTCTTCTGGAGAAGTGTGTTTATCTGTGTTGGTTTCACCACCACCCTGCCTGAAGTCAGAAGCAATCTCATCAAAGGTGCGTCCCTTGGTCTCGGGCACTTTGAAGAACGTGAAGATGAAGAAGATGATGAGCAGCACAGTAAATATGATGAAGACATAGGCTCCACAGAGTTTCTGCATAGGAAAACAAACTCGGTTAGAAGAATGTCTTTAAAATACATTGGCCTTTACGTGTTTAAATCATTGGCATCTTGGGATCCACTTACCTCTATATACTGGAAGCACATTCCTACAATGAAATTTGATGTCCAGTTGGAAAGGCCAGCAACAGCAATAGCTGCAGGTCGGGGACCTTGGCTGAACAGTTCTGCCACAATGAACCATGGGATGGGACCAGGTCCAATTTCAAAGAATGCCACAAAGCCAAAGATAGCTACTATGCTGAGGTAGGACATTTCTGCCACGCGGTCCTATAGAAGACAAACGAGAGGTTATTAGTTATCTTCTTGTGTGGATTCTATGTAGTGCTGGGAATAGCtatgtttttgtgaaaataattatAGCATCTAGGAGCCGCTCTACACCAGGAACCTCCATAGACCACGTTTACAACAACAACTACAACAGATGTGTTTTCTTCTActtataaataatcatttttttcctgacaCTTACCAGCAGTACCAGGGCAATGGTCATCAGTATAGCACAGCCAGCCATGCCACCCAGTCCAATAAGGTGCAATGTGCGACGTCCGGCTCTCTCCACCACAAACAGCTGTAAGATAAATCAAATCTCTTCATTAACTATTCACTTGTCTTTCTGGCTCTACAAATGCAGTCTGATATCTCCcagtttagttttattaaatatttttatataatcgACCTAGCTAAATACTTCTATAGAATCCTTTAAAACAAGTTACACATTTCTATGTCTTTGTATTGACTTTTACCAGGGTTTTTATGCCttactctggaccaactatgtgcatagggttttatatctgggatatgtttatttccccagtgggtgaacctgatggacttatgtctttttttcaacctgacctaatatgtaactatgactTCTTTGTATGTTACTCACCGAGACAACAGTAAATGCGGTGTTTACGATTCCGGCGCCTATGGTAGCATAGATTGGCTGCTCGACTTGAGCCTTTTCAAAGATCATGGTGGAATAGTAAAAAACCTGTACAAGTGGAAACAACATACATTAAAATTTGAAGGTCAGAGTTTTCACAGCAGGCAGGAAATGAAGAACGGCGTGTAATAAATAGGACGGTTGCAGGACTTACCGCATTAATACCAGAAAGCTGCTGGGATAGTTGAAGGACAATAGCAATGAAGATGGGTTGGCGATACAGTGGTGAGCGGAAGAGCTCCAGAATAGTGACCTTCTTTTCCCTCATCATCTGACGACTTTCCTCCTTCATCTCCTGCAGGTCAGCAGTAACGTCTGTGGTGCCTCTGAGCTTCTTCAAGACTGTGAGTTAGGAACAGAACAGATCGGTCATAATGGAAACTGCATGGAATGATACATCCCATGGCTTTATCCTATATATCCTACCATATCCATATCCATATCCTACCATATCCTAATAAGCTGACCTTGTGGTGTAAGCAGTTTGGTTACTCACCACTTTTGGCTTTATCTTCTTCATTGCGGTTAATAAGCAGAAAGCGAGGACTTTCAGGGCAGAATGGCAGTGCTGCACACTGGACCAAGGCAGGTACAAAAATACATCCCAAAAGTAGAGGCCACAATGAGTCGCTGCCCAATATCGGCTCCAGACCAAAGATctgtacagagagaagaggacGTTACTGGCAGCAGCTCTTCCCGGAAATGATCTTCCCCATGTATTAGTCATATTTGTACTTACTTGGGCAATCAGAATTCCAACTACAACACCCAGCTGGTGCAGTGTACCCAGGGCACCTCTCAGAGATGTGGGGGCGATCTCTCCAACATACATGGGAACAAATCCAGTCGTGAGACCACTGTACAGACCAATCACGAAGCGGCCAATAATTAACATCTCAAAGGAGTTTGCCATCTTGGAGAAGCCCATAAAAATAGCAGCAATAAATGCCAGGATGTTGGCAATCAACATGGAATTACGCCTGTAGACAATTACACAAAACAACCTTAGTTATTCGTACATAGCAATTAGCAAACATATGACAAATCTAAACCATTATTATCAGACATTTCTCTTAGGTGGGATTTATTAGGTACGTTTTCCGACTGTGAATGGTTGTAGCTGGGAAAAGCTGTTGTTAGATTCCTACAAAGTTCCATGTCCATGAAGGCCCTGTGTCTTCCTTCCCACCATTTATTTAATCTCTACCGATGTCCCCCCGGTGATCCTGTGACTACATGAAACTGCTAGGGATTGTAGTATGAGGCCGGGATCTCGGTCAGTGACCTTCATGGAGCTGCTTCAGGTATT of the Pyxicephalus adspersus chromosome 11, UCB_Pads_2.0, whole genome shotgun sequence genome contains:
- the SLC2A1 gene encoding solute carrier family 2, facilitated glucose transporter member 1 isoform X1, translating into MQPEEKEKEEAPPKPAANESTSLVHGPTGNKMTMKLMIAVSVAVLGSLQFGYNTGVINAPQKVIEKFYNETWITRYNEPIPDSMLTSLWSLSVAIFSVGGMIGSFSVGLFVNRFGRRNSMLIANILAFIAAIFMGFSKMANSFEMLIIGRFVIGLYSGLTTGFVPMYVGEIAPTSLRGALGTLHQLGVVVGILIAQIFGLEPILGSDSLWPLLLGCIFVPALVQCAALPFCPESPRFLLINRNEEDKAKSVLKKLRGTTDVTADLQEMKEESRQMMREKKVTILELFRSPLYRQPIFIAIVLQLSQQLSGINAVFYYSTMIFEKAQVEQPIYATIGAGIVNTAFTVVSLFVVERAGRRTLHLIGLGGMAGCAILMTIALVLLDRVAEMSYLSIVAIFGFVAFFEIGPGPIPWFIVAELFSQGPRPAAIAVAGLSNWTSNFIVGMCFQYIEKLCGAYVFIIFTVLLIIFFIFTFFKVPETKGRTFDEIASDFRQGGGETNTDKHTSPEEFHSLGDSQV
- the SLC2A1 gene encoding solute carrier family 2, facilitated glucose transporter member 1 isoform X2, yielding MESESKMTMKLMIAVSVAVLGSLQFGYNTGVINAPQKVIEKFYNETWITRYNEPIPDSMLTSLWSLSVAIFSVGGMIGSFSVGLFVNRFGRRNSMLIANILAFIAAIFMGFSKMANSFEMLIIGRFVIGLYSGLTTGFVPMYVGEIAPTSLRGALGTLHQLGVVVGILIAQIFGLEPILGSDSLWPLLLGCIFVPALVQCAALPFCPESPRFLLINRNEEDKAKSVLKKLRGTTDVTADLQEMKEESRQMMREKKVTILELFRSPLYRQPIFIAIVLQLSQQLSGINAVFYYSTMIFEKAQVEQPIYATIGAGIVNTAFTVVSLFVVERAGRRTLHLIGLGGMAGCAILMTIALVLLDRVAEMSYLSIVAIFGFVAFFEIGPGPIPWFIVAELFSQGPRPAAIAVAGLSNWTSNFIVGMCFQYIEKLCGAYVFIIFTVLLIIFFIFTFFKVPETKGRTFDEIASDFRQGGGETNTDKHTSPEEFHSLGDSQV